GGTCCAGTGTCCTGGTACTGCTGGTCTAATGGCCTGGTACTGCTAGTCCAGTGTCCTGGTACTGCTGGTCCAGTGTCCTGGTACTGCTGGTCCAGTGTCCTGGTACTGCTAGTCCAGTGTCCTGGTACTGCTAGTCCAGTGTCCTGGTACTGCTGGTCCAGTGTCCTGGTACTGCTGGTCCAGTGTCCTGGTACTGCTAGTCCAGTGTCCTGGTACTGCTGGTCCAGTGTCCTGGTACTGCTGGTCCAGTGTCCCGGTACTGCTGGTCCAGTGTCCTGGTACTGCTGGTCCAGTGTCCTGGTACTGCTAGTCCAGTGTCCTGGTACTGCTGGTCTAACGGCCTGGTACTGCTGGTCTAACAGCCTGGGACTGCTAGTCCAGTGTCCTGGTGCTGCTGGTCTAACGGCCTGGTACTGCTGGTCTAACGGCCTGGTACTGCTGGTCTAACAGCCTGGGACTGCTAGTCCAGTGTCCTGGTACTGCTAGTCCAGTGTCCTGGTACTGCTGGTCCAGTGTCCTGGTACTGCTGGTCCAGTTTCCTGCTACTGCTAGTCCAGTGTCCTGGTACTGCTAGTCCAGTGTCCTGGTACTGCTAGTCCAGTGTCCTGGTACTTCTGGTCCAGTTTCCTGCTACTGCTAGTCCAGTGTCCTGGTACTGCTGGTCCAGTTTCATGGTACTGCTAGTCCAGTGTCCTGGTACTGCTGGTCCAGTGTCCTGGTACTGCTGGTCCAGTTTCCTGGTACTGCTATCCAGTGTCCTGGTACTGCTGGTCCAGTTTCCTGGTACTGCTAGTCCAGTGTTCTGGTACTGCTGGTCTAATGGCCTGGTACTGCTGGTCCAGTGTCCTGGTACTGCTGGTCCAGTTTCCTGGTACTGCTAGTCCAGTGTCCTGGTACTGCTGGTCCAGTGTCCTGGTACTGCTGGTCCAGTGTCCTGGTACTGCTAGTTTTACAGCCTGGTACTGCTGGTCTAATATTATGTCCTCGTTCTAAGTCTGTTCTGCGATTGGTCAGTGCGTGGTGGtgggggcgtgtgtgtgtggggggggggggtggccgTGTCTCTGCCCTGACTGTCCTGTCtctgctgtgattggtcagtgtgtggtggtgggggcgtgtgtgggggggggggggggcgtggccGTGTCTCTGCCCTGACTGTCCTGTCtctgctgtgattggtcagtgtgtggtggtgggggcgGGGCCGTGTGGCCTGCGGACGGCGGTGGAGCTGGGCTTCCTAGGGGCGCGGGTGGTGCTGCTGGAGAAGCGGGACTCCTTCTCCAGGAACAACGTGCTGCACCTGTGGCCCTTCACCATCCACGACCTGCGGGGCCTCGGGGCCAAGAAGTTCTACGGGAAGTTCTGCGCCGGCGCCATCCACCACATCAGTGAGTCACACATGTTACTACGTCTGTATGTGGATAcagtatacatatgtatatatatatatatatatatatatatatatatatatatatatatattatatatatatatttaatcagCAGCGTCTGCCCCCCCAGGTATCCGCCAGCTGCAGCTGGTGCTGCTGAAGGTGGCCCTGCTGCTGGGGGTGGAGGTCTATGTCAATGTGGAGTTCAAGAAGCTGGTGGAGCCGCCGGAGGACCAGCACCGCCgcagtgagacacacacacacacacacacacacacacacacacacacacacacacacacacacacacacacacacacattaatactttagtataatatattatattaatatgaaaatatattaatacattGATGATAAGAACATcgaaatatcaaaatatattaaagttctgataaatcaAAGAGATAACGTAAAaataagatatgaaacttaaactatgcaacgccatcaccaacagggacgttgtagagcgtcctctggtggacagactatgcaacaccatcactaacagggacgttgtagagcgtcctctgggggacagactatgcaacaacatcactaacggggacgttgtagagcgtcctctggtggacagactatgcaacaccatcactaacagggacgttgtagagcgtcctctgggggacagactatgcaacgccatcactaacagggacgttgtagagcgtcctctgggggacagactatgcaacgccatcactaacagggacgttttgtagagcgtcctctggtggacagactatgcacgccccatcacaacagggacgttgtagagcgtcctctggtggacagactatgcaacgccatcactaacagggacgttgtagagcgtcctctggtggacagactatgcaacgcatcactaacagggacgttgtagcgcgtcctctggggacagactatgcaacgccatcactaacagggacgttgtagagcgtcctctggtggacagactatgcaacgccatcactaacggggacgttgtgagcgtcctctggggggacagaccatgcaacgccatcactaacagggacgatgtagagcgtcctctggtggacagactatgcaacgccatcactaacagggacgatgtagagcgtcctctgggggacagaccatgcaacgccatcactaacggggacgttgtagagcgtcctctggtggacagactatgcaacgccatcactaacagggacgatgtagagcgtcctctggtggacagactatgcaacgccatcaccaacagggacgttgtagagcgtcctctggtggacagactatgcaacgccatcactaacggggacgttgtagagcgtcctctgggggacagaccatgcaacgccatcactaacagggacgttgtagagcgtcctctgggggacagactatgtaaTAGGATGTAACGTGTCCCTGTCCTCCCATTGTCCAGAGGTGGGCTGGAGGATGGAGCTGAGTCCCCCGTCTCATCCTCTCAGTGAGCTGGAGTTTGATGTCATCATCGGGGCGGACGGACGCAGGAACACGCTCCCAGGTAAACCACAGCTCCGTCTCCGTGGTTACAGGTAAATGAAAATGAAccgaacaccagagcagggggaatgagagggggaaataaTGCAGCAgtctgccccccctccccccccccccccccctccccccccccctccccccctccccccccaggGTTCCGGCGTAAGGAGTTCCGGGGGAAGCTGGCCATCGCCATCACGGCCAACTTTAAGAACAGGAAGACGACGGCCGAGGCCAAAGTGGAGGAGATCAGCGGGGTCGCCTTCATCTTCAACCAGAGGTTCTTCACCGAGCTACGGCAGGAGACAGGTACACATCTGGATCGTGGTCCACATCTGGATCGTGGTCCACATCTGGATCTGGGTCCACATCTGGATCTGTCCAACATCTGGATCTGTCCAACATCTGGATCTGTCTGACGTCTGGATCTGTGTAACATCTGGCTGATTAACATCTGTTGTGATGTTTCAGGAATCGACCTCGAGAACATTGTGTATTACAAAGACGACACGCACTACTTTGTGATGACGGCAAAGAAACAGAGTCTACTGCAGAAAAGAGTCATTAAACAGGTAAATACACCTGGAACAGGTAAATACACCTGGAACAGAGTCAATAGACAGGTAACACACCTGGAACAGGTAAATACACCTGGAACAGGTAAATACACCTGGAACAGAGTCAATAGACAGGTAACACACCTGGAACAGGTAAATACACCTGGAACAGGTAAATACACCTGGAACAGGTAAATACACCTGGAACAGGTAAATACACCTGGAACAGAGTCAATAGACAGGTAACACACCTGGAACAGGTAAATACACCTGGAACATGTAAATACACCTGGAACAGAGTCAATAGACAGATAACACACCTGGAACAGGTAAATACACCTGGAACAGAGTCAATAGACAGATAACACACCTGGAACAGGTAAATACACCTGGAACAGGTAAATACACCTGGAACAGAGTCAATAGACAGATAACACACCTGGAACAGGTAAATACACCTGGAACAGAGTCAATAGACAGATAACACACCTGGAACAGGTAAATACACCTGGAACAGGTAAATACACCTGGAACAGAGTCAATAGACAGATAACACACCTGGAACAGGTAAATACACCTGGAACAGAGTCAATAGACAGATAACACACCTGGAACAGGTAAATACACCTGGAACAGGTAAATACACCTGGAACAGAGTCAATAGACAGATAACACACCTGGAACAGGTAACACACCTGGAACAGAGTCACTAGACAGGTAACACACCTGGAACAGGTAACACACTGGAACAGAGTCACTAGACAGGTAACACACCTGGAACAGGTGTATCCGTCCGGCTTGTGTCATTAGACCCTAAGGAAACAGGAGGGGACTTCCCCGGCCCCCCAGAGAACGGGTAATGGATCTAAAAGTCTTCCTCTTCAGGACTTTGCAGACACGGCGCTGCTTCTCTCAAGGCCAATGTggaccagaatgcattgcaggCGTTCGCCCGCGAGGCCGCGACTTCTCGACCAATCATCAGCTCCCGTCTCTGGACTTCGCCGAGAACCACCGCGGCCAGCCGGACGCTCGCCATGTTCGACTTCACCTGCATGTACGCGTCGGAGAACGCGGCCGCGGTGCGGCAGCGCCACGGGCACCAGCTGCTGGTCACGCTGGTGGGGGACAGCCTGCTGGAGGTGGGGGCTGATGCATCATGGGTAATCTAGTACCAGTATAATCTCATGTCTGTCTcttgactgtctgtctgtctgtctgtctgcctgtctgtctgccagccCTTCTGGCCAATGGGGACAGGGATAGCTCGAGGTTTTCTGGCGGCGTTGGATTCAGCCTGGATGATCAGCCGCTGGAGTCAGGGAGCGGCTCCGTGGACGTACTGGCAGGACGGTACACACCTGTAGTACTAGAACACACCTGTAGTACTACTCATATACACCTGTAGTACTAATCATATACACACCTGTAGTACTAATATACACCTGTAGTAATAATCATATACACACCTGTAGTACTACCCATTTATACACCTGTAGTACTGATATACACCTGTAGTACTAGTCATATACAACACCGGTACTACTCATATTTACACCTGTAGTACTAAATACACCTGTACTACTAATATACACCTGTAGTACTAATATACACCTGTACTACTCATATATACACCTGTAGTACTGATATACACCTGTAGTACTACTCATATTTACACCTGTAGTACTAATATACACCTTTACTACTCATATATACACCTGTAGTACTaatcattcaattcaattcaattttatttatagtatcaattcataacaagagttatctcaagacactttacagatagaccaggtctagaccagatagagtaggtctggaccagatagagcaggtctagaccacactccagaatttacaaggacccaacaggtctagtagtttcctccagagcagcaacagggccacagtggagaggaaaaacctcctttaggcagaaacctgggacagacccagacccagacccaggcccagacccaggctcttggtaggcggcgtctgacgggccggttggggttaataTACACACCTGTAGTTCTAATATACATCTGTAGCAATAATCATATAAACACCTGTAGTACTACTCATTTATACACTTGTATTACTAATATACACCTGTAATACTACTCATATATACACCTGTAGTATACTAATTCTACACCTAGTAATACTACACCTgtagcagagatggcaaaagtactcactttccgtacttaagtagaagtacagacttgagttaaaaaatactccggtaaaagtggaagtactgattaaacttctttactcaagtaaagtgaCAAAGTACaagcttggaaatgtactttaagtataaaagtaaaagtagccttgcgttGACAAAGCTCCTGGAGCAGACAGACGTTACTAGAGAGACACTGAGacactacagtggacatggaggacacgtctttatgtggcaatggctacattttaatggctgtctgccaccagacctaaaacatcacataggattattatgacagaaactgggactccaggttaatgagattctgactgagtagcgaGATATGAATTCACAGATccgtttctatttttaatcttccccttaacatgtAAAGGAAtctaatgtatgtgtgtgtgctcaaatatggcttctggaaaaaatatgaaatactaaacagacattaatgagaagttccccagcacgttgccaggagtccttcttgatgtctCCTGTCTCAAACatgtctctcagataaggctgaggatgatgggaacGTCTTACTGCTGTCTTCCGGATCtcggttttttctttttcagtcatccatgctactatgtgttaacgttagcgccatccatgctactatgtgctaaagttagcgccatccatgctactatgtgctaacgttagcgccatccatgctactatgtgctaacgttagcgccatccatgctactatgtgctaacgttagcgccatccatgctactatgtgctaacgttagcggcatctatactact
This sequence is a window from Etheostoma spectabile isolate EspeVRDwgs_2016 unplaced genomic scaffold, UIUC_Espe_1.0 scaffold00569997, whole genome shotgun sequence. Protein-coding genes within it:
- the LOC116685558 gene encoding LOW QUALITY PROTEIN: protein-methionine sulfoxide oxidase mical3b-like (The sequence of the model RefSeq protein was modified relative to this genomic sequence to represent the inferred CDS: inserted 4 bases in 3 codons; deleted 1 base in 1 codon), with product MGDELYPQCRAQELFDEFVSAETCRAALGSFRQLCDHLQLDRGAAERPLYRPIRRRLNYWRANGLWAKLDRRAAQRDYLRGRACSNTTCVVVGAGPCGLRTAVELGFLGARVVLLEKRDSFSRNNVLHLWPFTIHDLRGLGAKKFYGKFCAGAIHHISIRQLQLVLLKVALLLGVEVYVNVEFKKLVEPPEDQHRRKVGWRMELSPPSHPLSELEFDVIIGADGRRNTLPGFRRKEFRGKLAIAITANFKNRKTTAEAKVEEISGVAFIFNQRFFTELRQETGIDLENIVYYKDDTHYFVMTAKKQSLLQKRVIKQDFADTALLLXKANVDQNALQAFAREAXDFSTNHQLPSLDFAENHRGQPDLAMFDFTCMYASENAAAVRQRHGHQLLVTLVGDSLLEPFWPMGTGIARGFLAALDSAWMISRWSQGAAPWTYWQDGLPGAFPRLQVCQVPFPGSRSARCLSPAPGLPGAFPRLQRESVPSPPSTTPENLQKNFSLFTVDPTTRYLNTKLLLTTPDQVRHLVDTGSLSRSNQLLTWCQEQTRGYRGVAVNDLTTSWKSGLALCALIHRFRPDLIDFESLDASSVDANTXAGIGVSQRYFGICPLMTEDEMWSDSLSVVMYLSQFYQLLRDTAPLQVSVCDLNPRSDLRSAPVSLLSRLRDTKDRRDAVKRRRTSQQ